One window from the genome of Trichoplusia ni isolate ovarian cell line Hi5 chromosome 13, tn1, whole genome shotgun sequence encodes:
- the LOC113500345 gene encoding uncharacterized protein LOC113500345: MCCSGCCNGCGECTGNIVYIMEKLASFAALTAVVICVMITIAVTLGLGIGLGYNHCFVDLRVKSDDSQNPSAMRQSLRDGEDLRRHSEKLRRENEIPKRTFSTTEESARRTYPLPAIKHTMAIPLNREIDFPALLSKLRNRNRNVTLELIT; this comes from the exons ATGTGTTGTTCAGGCTGTTGCAATGGGTGCGGAGAATGCACGGgaaacattgtttatattatggaaAA GCTGGCGTCCTTTGCGGCGTTGACAGCGGTGGTGATATGCGTCATGATAACTATAGCTGTGACATTGGGGCTTGGTATCGGCCTTGGATACAACCACTGCTTCGTCGACCTCAGGGTTAAGTCAG ACGACAGCCAAAATCCGAGCGCTATGAGACAGTCTCTTAGAGATGGAGAGGATTTACGAAGGCACAGTGAAAAGCTTCGGAGAGAAAACGAAATACCAAAACGAACGTTTTCCACGACTGAGGAGTCTGCGCGGAGGACCTACCCACTACCGGCTATCAAACACACAATGGCTATCCCGCTCAACAGAGAAATTGACTTCCCAGCCCTGCTCTCGAAACTACGGAACCGCAACAGAAATGTAACTCTAGAGTTGATCACGTGA
- the LOC113500346 gene encoding uncharacterized protein LOC113500346 isoform X1 gives MGYTVLEMDPEPEVVKNSSSTRPRWVTCATIAAAVIAITMSAVAVGAVIGYTYCYIEHRSMAGNMTHSVNFQIVQLPMDSEEMRKNKTINGALSSVLITRIMNIGHSLIDDEMPWTSNESVPELFHPLL, from the exons ATGGGATACACTGTTTTGGAGATGGATCCTGAACCAGAAGTTGTAAAAAa TTCCAGTTCGACGCGACCCCGTTGGGTGACTTGCGCGACAATAGCTGCCGCTGTTATAGCGATCACTATGTCTGCGGTGGCTGTGGGTGCTGTCATCGGCTATACATACTGCTACATAGAACATCGGTCGATGGCAG GTAACATGACACACTCCGTCAACTTTCAAATAGTCCAACTACCAATGGATAGCGAAGAAATGAGAAAGAACAAGACTATAAATGGCGCCTTATCCAGCGTGTTAATAACCAGAATCATGAATATCGGGCACTCTCTTATCGATGATGAGATGCCCTGGACAAGTAACGAATCGGTACCTGAATTGTTCCATCCGCTGCTGTAA
- the LOC113500346 gene encoding uncharacterized protein LOC113500346 isoform X2, whose amino-acid sequence MGYTVLEMDPEPEVVKNSTRPRWVTCATIAAAVIAITMSAVAVGAVIGYTYCYIEHRSMAGNMTHSVNFQIVQLPMDSEEMRKNKTINGALSSVLITRIMNIGHSLIDDEMPWTSNESVPELFHPLL is encoded by the exons ATGGGATACACTGTTTTGGAGATGGATCCTGAACCAGAAGTTGTAAAAAa TTCGACGCGACCCCGTTGGGTGACTTGCGCGACAATAGCTGCCGCTGTTATAGCGATCACTATGTCTGCGGTGGCTGTGGGTGCTGTCATCGGCTATACATACTGCTACATAGAACATCGGTCGATGGCAG GTAACATGACACACTCCGTCAACTTTCAAATAGTCCAACTACCAATGGATAGCGAAGAAATGAGAAAGAACAAGACTATAAATGGCGCCTTATCCAGCGTGTTAATAACCAGAATCATGAATATCGGGCACTCTCTTATCGATGATGAGATGCCCTGGACAAGTAACGAATCGGTACCTGAATTGTTCCATCCGCTGCTGTAA